In a single window of the Anaerocolumna cellulosilytica genome:
- a CDS encoding ABC transporter substrate-binding protein, producing the protein MKSKIKFRLLAAFMTVCMLLTLTACGNTSKSTSSTEDTKTDTGSGDLITVGFSQVGAESDWRTANTESMKSTFSEENGYELIFDDAQQKQENQIAAIRNFIQQEVDYIVLAPVTETGWDTVLQEAKDAGVPVIIVDRMVNVSDDSLYTAWVGSNFELEGKKAAAWLYAYLQAAGKGEEPVNIVDIQGTIGASAQIGRTAGLEAAVSEHSNWTLLAKVSGEFTQAKGQEVMESLLKQYGDQIDVVYCENDNEAFGAIDAIEAAGYKVGADGDMIVMSFDSTNAGLTETLNGKIICNTECNPLHGPRVQEIIQTLEKGETVNKQEYVDEGIFSFDGAVSVISVDGAEYPVTKVTKEVIESRAY; encoded by the coding sequence ATGAAATCAAAAATCAAATTCAGGTTACTTGCTGCCTTTATGACAGTATGCATGCTGCTTACCCTGACGGCATGCGGGAATACTTCGAAATCTACAAGTAGCACAGAGGACACAAAAACAGATACCGGCAGCGGAGATTTAATAACGGTTGGCTTCTCACAGGTAGGTGCGGAATCCGATTGGAGAACTGCCAATACAGAATCTATGAAGTCTACCTTTAGTGAAGAAAACGGATATGAGCTTATCTTTGATGATGCGCAGCAAAAACAGGAAAATCAGATTGCAGCAATCCGAAATTTTATCCAGCAGGAAGTTGATTACATAGTTTTAGCACCTGTTACAGAAACAGGGTGGGATACTGTATTACAGGAAGCAAAAGATGCAGGAGTTCCGGTAATTATTGTTGACCGTATGGTAAATGTATCTGATGACAGCTTATATACAGCTTGGGTTGGATCTAATTTTGAACTGGAAGGAAAGAAGGCAGCCGCCTGGCTTTATGCTTACCTACAAGCAGCCGGTAAAGGGGAAGAGCCTGTAAATATCGTTGATATTCAGGGGACTATCGGTGCCTCTGCCCAGATAGGGCGTACTGCCGGACTGGAAGCCGCTGTTTCAGAACACAGTAACTGGACACTGCTTGCTAAAGTCTCCGGGGAGTTTACTCAAGCAAAAGGTCAGGAAGTCATGGAATCCTTATTAAAGCAATATGGGGATCAGATTGATGTTGTGTATTGTGAAAATGACAATGAAGCTTTTGGAGCCATTGATGCCATTGAAGCTGCCGGCTATAAGGTGGGGGCCGACGGTGACATGATTGTTATGTCCTTTGATAGTACAAATGCAGGCTTAACAGAAACTTTAAACGGTAAGATTATTTGTAATACGGAATGTAACCCACTTCATGGACCAAGAGTGCAGGAAATCATACAGACGCTGGAAAAAGGCGAGACAGTGAATAAACAGGAATATGTGGATGAAGGTATCTTCTCCTTTGATGGAGCTGTGTCAGTTATTAGCGTAGATGGTGCAGAATATCCTGTAACCAAGGTTACAAAAGAGGTAATAGAATCCAGAGCGTATTAA